Proteins encoded in a region of the Populus alba chromosome 13, ASM523922v2, whole genome shotgun sequence genome:
- the LOC118036450 gene encoding putative germin-like protein 2-1, producing MKGVHFLATFVFLAFAASLAFASDPSPLQDFCVAINDTKDGVFVNGKFCKDPKLATANDFFFPGLNIARNTSNPVGSVVTPANVAQIPGLNTLGISLVRIDFAPYGGLNPPHTHPRATEILTVLEGTLYVGFVTSNPDNRLITKVLNPGDVFVFPVGLIHFQFNVGKTKASAIGALSSQNPGVITIANAVFGSTPPIRSDVLAKAFQVDKNIVDHLQKQFWYDNN from the exons CTTTTGTCTTTCTGGCTTTCGCTGCCTCACTTGCCTTTGCCTCCGACCCTAGTCCTCTACAGGACTTTTGTGTAGCCATCAATGATACCAAGGATGGTG TGTTCGTGAATGGGAAATTCTGCAAGGACCCAAAGCTTGCCACAGCGAATGATTTCTTCTTTCCTGGGCTCAACATTGCCAGAAACACCTCCAATCCAGTTGGCTCGGTGGTCACTCCTGCTAATGTTGCTCAAATTCCAGGGCTCAATACTCTTGGAATATCGCTGGTTCGCATTGATTTTGCACCATACGGTGGCCTAAACCCGCCACACACTCACCCTCGTGCCACGGAGATCCTAACTGTCCTGGAGGGAACTCTCTATGTTGGCTTTGTCACATCGAACCCTGATAATCGTCTCATCACCAAAGTCCTAAACCCAGGAGATGTTTTCGTGTTCCCAGTTGGACTCATTCACTTCCAATTCAATGTGGGGAAAACCAAAGCTTCGGCCATTGGTGCCTTGAGCAGCCAAAACCCTGGTGTAATCACAATCGCAAATGCAGTCTTCGGATCCACTCCACCTATTAGATCTGATGTTCTCGCCAAGGCCTTCCAAGTGGACAAGAATATAGTGGACCATCTTCAGAAGCAGTTCTGGTACGACAACAACtag